One region of Cytobacillus sp. FSL H8-0458 genomic DNA includes:
- a CDS encoding TetR/AcrR family transcriptional regulator: protein MPEQDSILEELFQEEEKLTEKQKKIIMAAIESFSEKGYAATSTSEIAKKAGVAEGTIFRHYKTKKDLLMGIVSPMMAKLIAPFVIKDLYKVINHKYEHFEDFLRAMMENRIEFLKNNMPLIKILIQEIPFHPELKEQFKEHIAMKVFDRFASLAEYYQKKGQIIDIPPYSAVRMTFTSIFGFLMARYLILPEADWDDEKEIELTIQFIMHGLSAKN from the coding sequence ATGCCAGAGCAGGATTCCATTTTAGAAGAGTTATTTCAGGAAGAAGAAAAGCTTACGGAGAAGCAGAAGAAAATTATCATGGCTGCAATTGAATCGTTTTCTGAAAAGGGCTATGCAGCCACTTCGACAAGCGAAATCGCCAAGAAGGCAGGAGTAGCCGAAGGAACCATCTTCAGGCACTATAAAACAAAGAAGGATTTGCTGATGGGGATTGTTTCGCCAATGATGGCAAAGCTGATTGCTCCATTTGTCATTAAAGATTTGTATAAGGTCATCAATCATAAATATGAACACTTTGAAGATTTTTTAAGAGCCATGATGGAAAACCGGATTGAGTTCCTTAAAAACAATATGCCTCTTATCAAGATCCTGATCCAGGAAATTCCGTTCCACCCCGAGCTCAAGGAACAGTTTAAAGAGCATATCGCCATGAAAGTATTCGATCGTTTTGCCAGTTTGGCTGAATACTATCAGAAAAAAGGCCAGATTATTGATATCCCGCCCTACAGTGCCGTCCGAATGACTTTTACATCGATATTCGGCTTCCTTATGGCGAGGTATTTAATTTTGCCTGAAGCCGACTGGGATGATGAAAAAGAAATTGAGCTGACCATTCAATTCATCATGCATGGACTTTCAGCTAAAAACTAA
- a CDS encoding Crp/Fnr family transcriptional regulator, with protein MEYEKQDHRPLINEFLGKIEIFKELPIESLERIDNRIIKKAYLKGERIMSEYEVAKGVYFVHSGIVKLTKQDEHGNELIVCIKKKGEIFAEANLFNQEGHTYPATGTMVQDGEIYFLNTDELEQELLYSPEMAVQIIRFMSESLRDMTSIMRDIALLDVYTKTVRTLERLAEKFGANYCNRMHLELPITVQEFSTLVGTSRESVSRVFSRLKKEGIIEITGRKIVIVDWCKFCSLYRQKL; from the coding sequence ATGGAATATGAAAAGCAGGATCATAGGCCGTTAATCAATGAATTTTTAGGCAAGATTGAGATTTTTAAAGAGCTCCCCATTGAATCTCTAGAGCGGATCGATAATCGAATTATTAAGAAAGCTTATTTAAAAGGCGAAAGAATTATGTCTGAATATGAGGTTGCCAAAGGAGTTTACTTTGTGCACTCCGGTATTGTGAAGCTGACGAAGCAGGATGAACATGGAAATGAACTGATTGTCTGCATTAAGAAAAAGGGCGAGATTTTTGCTGAAGCCAACCTCTTTAACCAGGAGGGCCATACGTATCCTGCGACAGGTACAATGGTGCAGGATGGTGAAATCTATTTTCTGAATACTGATGAACTGGAACAGGAGCTTCTATATTCGCCGGAAATGGCCGTACAGATTATCCGCTTTATGAGTGAATCTCTGCGTGATATGACCTCCATTATGAGGGACATTGCGCTGCTTGATGTGTATACGAAAACAGTCCGGACTTTGGAAAGGCTCGCGGAAAAGTTCGGTGCCAACTACTGCAACCGGATGCACCTTGAACTTCCGATAACCGTTCAGGAATTCTCCACCCTTGTTGGAACATCCCGGGAAAGTGTCAGCCGTGTTTTTTCCAGGCTGAAAAAAGAAGGAATCATCGAAATTACAGGCAGGAAAATCGTTATTGTGGACTGGTGCAAATTTTGCTCCCTATACCGCCAGAAGCTGTAG
- a CDS encoding c-type cytochrome yields the protein MNKVFTYSVIAIISSLILGTGLTYLVIFGKEKNQAAETAIQPASEEAEKHPYSPPSMEDLPEGEEGEVIKLGYKYVTETATALDGYSGNNLSCASCHAGGGYEAPLDLVGISKTYPQYNPRAGREVTLEERINGCFRRSMNGKPLPEESQEMKAMVAFYEYISQNVPDGTTERPWAKLERSKADIDNIDIEAGREIYNKACISCHGENGDAGSLALWGENSYNIGAGMARLRTAAGFIQAYMPKMEAGGYSQGTLTDEEAMNLAAYINSHDRPDFPDKIYDWPKGDAPDDAAYETLAGNKEKNKEKK from the coding sequence ATGAATAAAGTTTTCACTTACTCCGTTATAGCAATTATATCGTCTTTAATCTTAGGCACTGGCCTTACGTATCTTGTCATTTTTGGTAAGGAAAAGAACCAAGCCGCTGAAACAGCCATCCAGCCGGCATCAGAGGAAGCAGAAAAGCACCCTTATTCTCCTCCAAGTATGGAGGACCTTCCTGAGGGTGAAGAAGGAGAAGTCATTAAACTTGGCTATAAATATGTGACAGAGACAGCAACCGCCCTTGATGGCTATTCAGGCAATAACCTTAGCTGTGCCAGCTGCCATGCTGGCGGAGGCTATGAAGCTCCCCTTGATCTGGTAGGCATTTCAAAGACTTATCCGCAATACAACCCGCGGGCAGGCAGGGAAGTAACACTTGAAGAGCGGATTAACGGGTGCTTTAGGAGAAGTATGAATGGCAAGCCTCTGCCTGAGGAATCCCAGGAGATGAAAGCAATGGTCGCTTTCTATGAATATATCTCACAAAATGTGCCCGATGGAACAACAGAAAGGCCCTGGGCAAAATTAGAAAGATCCAAGGCCGATATCGATAATATTGACATTGAAGCAGGCAGAGAGATCTACAATAAAGCCTGCATCAGCTGCCACGGGGAAAATGGCGATGCTGGCAGTCTGGCACTATGGGGAGAAAATTCCTATAATATCGGAGCCGGTATGGCACGGCTGCGGACAGCAGCAGGCTTTATTCAAGCCTATATGCCGAAAATGGAAGCTGGCGGCTATTCTCAAGGTACCCTGACAGATGAAGAAGCCATGAACCTTGCTGCCTACATTAATTCACATGACCGGCCTGATTTTCCTGATAAAATTTATGATTGGCCTAAGGGTGATGCTCCTGATGATGCCGCTTATGAAACACTCGCAGGCAATAAGGAGAAGAATAAGGAGAAAAAGTAA
- a CDS encoding YojF family protein has translation MEPAVKEHVQKEIDRLAGKEVFIHLETTNGAYASHFDETFFSSGAYIRNAQLVYEHGKVTGKGPYRVGLKMNFGWVYAEGITHFEVDEENRLLLAGHDFSGKLAVALQISETPFE, from the coding sequence GTGGAACCAGCAGTAAAGGAACATGTGCAAAAAGAGATCGACCGCCTTGCCGGGAAAGAGGTCTTTATTCATCTGGAAACAACAAACGGGGCATACGCTTCCCATTTTGATGAAACCTTCTTTTCTTCAGGCGCCTATATCCGCAATGCCCAATTGGTTTATGAACATGGAAAGGTCACCGGTAAGGGCCCTTACCGGGTTGGATTGAAAATGAATTTTGGCTGGGTGTATGCTGAAGGAATTACCCACTTTGAAGTGGATGAAGAAAATAGGCTCCTTTTAGCCGGCCATGATTTCAGCGGCAAGCTGGCAGTCGCCCTGCAAATTAGTGAAACTCCTTTTGAATAA
- a CDS encoding response regulator transcription factor translates to MSGLPLRGKTILVVDDEERIRKLIKMALSREGFEVLEASDGYEAKEQYLTHDPCFIILDIMLPGINGKEICLWLRNELDSNVPIIMLTASQSEKDRIEGLKLGADDYMGKPFSLEELTVRIETVLRRTANRCSKISYKGLTLKPIKGIAKYQDAILDLTHFEYKLLYVFMTQPDQVFSREQLINAIYKKAEKAINERTVDVHIKNLREKIAEHSDYPFIQTVRGIGYKFTLS, encoded by the coding sequence TTGAGCGGTCTTCCATTAAGAGGGAAAACAATCCTGGTTGTGGATGATGAAGAGCGGATTAGAAAGCTGATCAAAATGGCTCTATCAAGAGAAGGATTTGAGGTTTTGGAAGCTTCAGACGGATACGAGGCAAAGGAACAATATTTAACGCATGACCCCTGCTTCATCATACTTGATATCATGCTTCCCGGCATAAATGGCAAAGAGATTTGCCTTTGGCTTCGCAATGAGCTGGACAGCAATGTTCCTATCATCATGCTGACTGCCAGCCAATCGGAAAAGGATCGCATTGAGGGGCTTAAGCTGGGTGCTGATGATTATATGGGCAAACCCTTCAGTCTGGAAGAACTGACTGTCAGAATTGAAACGGTGTTAAGAAGGACCGCAAACAGATGCAGCAAAATCAGCTATAAGGGCCTAACGCTAAAACCTATCAAAGGAATAGCCAAATATCAGGATGCTATATTAGATTTAACCCATTTTGAATACAAACTTCTCTATGTATTCATGACTCAACCAGATCAGGTATTTTCAAGAGAGCAGCTGATCAATGCCATCTACAAGAAGGCTGAAAAGGCAATTAATGAAAGGACCGTGGATGTCCATATTAAAAATCTGCGCGAAAAAATAGCGGAGCACTCTGATTACCCCTTTATCCAAACAGTCAGGGGAATCGGGTATAAATTTACTCTTTCCTGA
- a CDS encoding pyridoxine/pyridoxamine 5'-phosphate oxidase has translation MNTVRDLIRQSKTLTGPFPEFPINEAPGLPHELFLEWFQTAIDHAIPEPHSVALSTIDENGAPDARVLIIKDVDQDGWYFASSSLSKKGKQIEFNPNVALTFYWPGVGRQVRIRGKAIKMDIDQSANDFLKRGMMARAIALLEKQSSVLKDQLEFEEALAEGIKRIKQKPDLVSPSWVLYRVMAKEVEFWQADEERKHIRLKYTLEHNMWLRELLWP, from the coding sequence ATGAATACTGTTAGAGATCTCATAAGGCAAAGTAAGACCCTCACAGGGCCTTTCCCTGAATTTCCTATTAATGAAGCACCTGGGCTTCCGCATGAACTTTTTTTAGAATGGTTCCAAACAGCCATTGATCACGCTATACCTGAACCTCACTCAGTAGCTCTTTCCACAATAGATGAAAACGGAGCCCCGGATGCAAGAGTTCTGATTATAAAAGATGTTGACCAGGATGGATGGTATTTTGCCTCAAGTTCTTTAAGTAAAAAAGGAAAACAAATTGAGTTTAATCCAAATGTTGCCCTCACCTTTTATTGGCCGGGTGTTGGAAGGCAGGTAAGAATAAGAGGTAAAGCAATAAAGATGGATATAGACCAGAGTGCAAATGATTTTCTGAAACGGGGGATGATGGCAAGAGCTATTGCCCTGCTTGAAAAACAAAGCTCAGTATTAAAGGATCAGCTTGAATTTGAGGAGGCCCTGGCAGAAGGAATAAAACGAATCAAGCAGAAACCGGATTTGGTTTCTCCATCCTGGGTTTTGTATAGAGTAATGGCAAAAGAAGTCGAGTTTTGGCAGGCTGATGAAGAACGGAAGCATATCAGACTAAAATATACACTAGAGCATAATATGTGGTTAAGAGAACTATTATGGCCCTGA
- a CDS encoding ABC transporter permease, with protein MRIMALVIRILRQIVRDKRTMALLILAPILVMTMLHLVFNGDEYTPKIGLVDLPEKIEAQLNLEHAKLVHYETEKLAEKDISAKKLDAYLMFDQMPPSVVLEGSDPSVNGAVMRWVQGALKPLQPNGGNQEVKADYLFGSEDMGQFDYFGPVLLGFFVFFFVFLIAGVSFLRERTTGTLERLLTSPLRKWEIVTGYIIGFGIFTMIQASIIAWYTIYVLGMMMEGSFGYVLLITLLLSLTALTLGILLSSFANNELQMIQFIPLIVVPQIFFSGLFNLETISEWLSWVGPFTPLYYAAEALRDVMVRGFGWDMIYKDLLMLLAFSLLFMVLNIAALRRYRKI; from the coding sequence ATGAGGATTATGGCTCTGGTTATTCGAATACTGCGCCAGATTGTAAGAGATAAACGGACAATGGCTCTATTGATCCTCGCCCCAATCCTGGTCATGACTATGCTTCATCTTGTGTTTAACGGAGATGAATATACGCCAAAAATCGGACTCGTGGATCTGCCTGAAAAAATAGAGGCTCAGCTTAACCTTGAACATGCCAAACTCGTACACTATGAAACAGAGAAGCTCGCGGAAAAGGACATATCAGCCAAGAAGCTGGATGCGTATCTGATGTTTGATCAAATGCCGCCGTCAGTAGTTCTCGAAGGCAGCGACCCAAGTGTCAACGGAGCTGTGATGAGATGGGTTCAAGGTGCATTGAAGCCATTGCAGCCAAATGGCGGGAATCAGGAAGTAAAAGCCGATTATTTATTCGGCTCCGAGGACATGGGGCAGTTTGATTATTTCGGGCCGGTGCTGCTTGGATTCTTTGTCTTTTTCTTTGTATTCCTGATTGCCGGGGTATCCTTTTTAAGGGAAAGGACAACCGGAACCCTCGAACGGCTTTTGACCAGTCCGCTCAGGAAGTGGGAAATTGTTACAGGATATATTATTGGATTTGGAATTTTCACGATGATCCAGGCATCCATCATCGCCTGGTATACGATCTATGTGCTCGGCATGATGATGGAAGGCTCTTTTGGGTATGTCCTTCTAATCACACTGCTCCTTTCGCTGACAGCATTAACTTTGGGAATCCTGCTGTCTTCGTTTGCCAACAATGAGCTGCAGATGATTCAATTCATTCCGCTTATTGTGGTTCCGCAAATCTTTTTCTCGGGGCTGTTCAATCTTGAGACCATTTCAGAATGGCTGAGCTGGGTCGGCCCTTTCACACCTTTATATTATGCGGCTGAAGCATTAAGAGATGTAATGGTGAGAGGCTTTGGATGGGATATGATTTATAAAGATCTGCTGATGCTGCTAGCTTTCTCCCTGCTCTTTATGGTTCTGAATATCGCTGCTCTAAGGCGGTACCGGAAAATATAA
- a CDS encoding DUF3995 domain-containing protein — translation MLKKNFAVYAGFAWCIAFSMITFYWSSGGMLGVKTLGGIIYQKALSGDENFLSLVSLTGYIKLAGGLFLLLLLRDWPGRTGRTLTFLALICGGFLFLYGFANFTTLVLDSAGLLNLHLDGYSHKWRLFFWEPFWMLGGILFIISGVNLRRNV, via the coding sequence ATGCTGAAGAAAAACTTCGCAGTTTATGCCGGGTTTGCCTGGTGCATTGCATTTTCAATGATCACTTTCTACTGGTCAAGCGGAGGAATGCTTGGAGTGAAGACTCTTGGCGGCATTATCTATCAAAAGGCACTTTCGGGAGATGAGAACTTCCTTTCATTAGTTAGTTTAACAGGTTATATAAAACTAGCTGGCGGGTTGTTCTTATTGCTTCTCCTAAGGGATTGGCCAGGACGGACAGGACGGACTTTAACTTTTCTGGCCCTTATCTGCGGAGGTTTTTTGTTTTTATATGGCTTTGCAAACTTCACCACCCTAGTTCTTGATTCTGCAGGTCTTTTGAATCTTCATCTGGATGGCTATTCCCATAAGTGGAGACTTTTTTTCTGGGAGCCCTTCTGGATGCTGGGTGGAATCTTATTTATTATTTCGGGGGTGAATTTGAGAAGAAATGTCTAA
- a CDS encoding N-acetylmuramoyl-L-alanine amidase, giving the protein MRFKKISSAILTFSLTASLLAIPADFTPSATSAASTENSIESHHLQKAFEKAAKEFEVPESVLLAVAYNQSRWEHHEGQSEVGGYGIMNLADLPADMSARGKHDDGIIAASDSENSTLKTAANLLNEDPEILKKDPEQNIRGGAALLAEFARQTTGELPSDAADWYGAVVKYSGTDQEVIAKDFADQVFETIQQGAARKNLDGQRVVLNAKEITPNKTTAGTIPLRNTKYTNTDCPNGLDCTFIPAAYKQFSSSTSNYGNYDIANRPKDDLDIRYIIIHDIEGTAESAISHFQNPSYVSAHYVIDSETGKITQMVRPEDVPWHAGNWYFNMHSIGLEHEGYAAEGADWYSEQMYRSTAKLVRYLSDRFNIPLDRQHIIGHDEIPGLTTAKHRSMHWDPGAYWDWGHFFDLLGASINPSSGDKDSNIVTIRPNFNTNQPDFTYRGIKQEPESSSLIHLYSEPSFEAPLVSDPLLHPGGTSTKNINDWGNKAAIGQSFYKAGQEGDWTAIYYSGQKAWFYNPNNKNSVPGSGTLITPKEGLDSIPVYGAAYPDDAAYDEAGIAESARGKAQVLYQMPAGQIYTATAPIQSDYYHAKYYNDPATNKVVKGNDEYYQIFYNHRLGFVKKSDVEAVN; this is encoded by the coding sequence TTGAGATTTAAAAAGATATCATCAGCCATTTTAACGTTCTCCTTAACCGCAAGCCTCTTGGCTATCCCCGCTGACTTTACACCAAGCGCAACTTCTGCAGCATCAACAGAAAACAGCATTGAATCGCACCACTTGCAAAAGGCATTTGAAAAAGCGGCGAAGGAATTTGAAGTACCTGAATCTGTCCTTCTCGCCGTCGCTTACAACCAGTCACGCTGGGAGCACCATGAAGGCCAAAGCGAGGTCGGAGGCTATGGCATTATGAATCTAGCAGATTTGCCAGCCGACATGAGCGCCAGGGGCAAGCATGACGACGGGATCATTGCGGCTTCGGATAGCGAGAATAGCACGCTTAAAACAGCCGCAAACCTTCTAAATGAAGATCCGGAAATCTTAAAAAAAGACCCTGAACAAAATATCCGGGGCGGTGCAGCTCTATTAGCAGAGTTTGCACGCCAAACGACAGGGGAACTCCCTTCCGATGCAGCAGACTGGTACGGTGCCGTCGTTAAATACAGCGGAACAGATCAGGAAGTCATTGCTAAGGACTTTGCAGATCAAGTCTTTGAGACCATTCAGCAAGGTGCTGCCAGAAAAAACCTTGATGGACAAAGAGTCGTATTAAACGCCAAGGAAATTACACCAAATAAGACTACAGCTGGCACAATCCCTCTTCGCAACACCAAATACACAAATACCGACTGTCCCAATGGGCTTGATTGCACTTTCATTCCTGCTGCTTATAAGCAATTTTCGAGCAGCACAAGTAATTACGGAAACTACGATATCGCCAATCGGCCAAAGGACGATTTAGATATTCGCTATATTATTATCCATGATATTGAGGGCACGGCTGAATCCGCCATCAGCCACTTCCAGAATCCGTCATACGTTAGTGCACACTATGTCATAGATTCAGAGACCGGAAAAATCACCCAGATGGTACGTCCTGAAGATGTGCCATGGCATGCAGGAAACTGGTATTTTAATATGCATTCGATTGGATTGGAGCATGAAGGATATGCTGCAGAAGGCGCAGACTGGTACAGTGAGCAAATGTACCGCTCTACTGCAAAGCTTGTAAGATACCTTTCAGATCGATTCAACATTCCTTTGGACAGACAGCACATTATCGGCCATGATGAGATACCTGGCTTAACAACAGCAAAACATAGGAGCATGCACTGGGATCCGGGCGCTTATTGGGATTGGGGACACTTTTTCGACCTTCTTGGAGCTTCCATTAATCCAAGCAGCGGAGACAAAGACAGTAATATCGTCACAATCCGCCCAAATTTCAATACAAATCAGCCAGACTTTACGTACAGAGGAATTAAACAGGAACCTGAGTCTTCAAGCCTGATTCATTTATACAGCGAACCAAGCTTTGAGGCACCATTGGTCAGTGATCCCCTGCTTCATCCTGGCGGCACCAGCACAAAAAATATTAATGACTGGGGCAATAAAGCTGCGATTGGACAGAGTTTCTATAAAGCCGGTCAGGAAGGCGATTGGACAGCTATTTACTACAGCGGCCAAAAAGCCTGGTTCTATAATCCGAACAATAAAAATAGCGTCCCAGGCAGCGGGACCCTCATCACGCCAAAAGAAGGGCTTGATTCCATACCTGTATATGGCGCCGCCTATCCTGATGACGCAGCTTACGATGAGGCTGGAATTGCAGAATCGGCAAGAGGAAAAGCACAGGTTCTATACCAGATGCCGGCTGGCCAAATCTATACAGCAACAGCACCAATTCAGTCCGATTACTATCATGCGAAGTATTATAATGACCCGGCTACGAATAAGGTTGTAAAGGGAAATGATGAATACTATCAGATTTTTTACAACCATCGTCTGGGATTCGTGAAGAAAAGCGATGTAGAAGCTGTGAATTAA
- the pdxK gene encoding pyridoxine/pyridoxal/pyridoxamine kinase, with amino-acid sequence MTMKKVMTIAGSDTSGGAGIQADLKTFQELGVYGMTALTTIVTMDPKNNWSHNVFPISTDILETQIETIISTGIDAMKTGMLGSEEVIKIAAKTIKENSLDHVVIDPVMVCKGEDEPIHPELNEALRDLLVPLATVVTPNLFEAWQLAKTGPIKTVEDMKEAAVKIHELGAKYVLIKGGSKLQHEKAVDLLYDGQEFTLYESERVETTYTHGAGCTYSSAITAEIAKGKTVKEAVQTAKDFITAAINHGFKLNEYVGPTMPGAYRKYGAGRTESE; translated from the coding sequence ATGACAATGAAAAAAGTAATGACGATCGCAGGTTCAGATACGAGTGGCGGCGCCGGCATTCAGGCTGACCTTAAGACCTTCCAGGAACTTGGCGTTTACGGGATGACTGCGCTGACTACGATCGTGACGATGGATCCTAAAAATAACTGGAGCCACAATGTGTTCCCGATTTCTACAGATATTCTGGAAACACAGATCGAAACGATTATATCGACAGGAATCGATGCGATGAAAACAGGCATGCTCGGTTCTGAAGAAGTGATCAAGATTGCCGCAAAGACCATTAAGGAAAACAGCCTGGATCACGTTGTCATCGACCCTGTCATGGTCTGTAAGGGCGAAGATGAGCCGATTCATCCTGAATTGAACGAAGCATTAAGAGATTTGCTTGTACCTCTTGCAACAGTGGTAACACCAAACCTGTTTGAAGCATGGCAACTGGCTAAAACCGGTCCGATCAAGACAGTTGAAGACATGAAGGAAGCAGCTGTTAAAATTCATGAACTTGGCGCAAAGTATGTATTAATCAAGGGCGGCAGCAAGCTTCAGCACGAAAAAGCCGTCGATCTTCTATATGATGGACAAGAGTTCACTCTTTATGAGAGCGAACGCGTTGAAACGACTTACACTCATGGCGCAGGCTGCACCTACTCTTCGGCCATCACAGCAGAAATTGCAAAAGGCAAGACTGTCAAGGAAGCGGTCCAAACCGCGAAGGACTTCATTACTGCCGCCATCAACCATGGCTTCAAGCTGAATGAGTATGTTGGCCCGACGATGCCGGGTGCATACCGCAAATATGGCGCAGGCCGTACTGAATCAGAATAA
- a CDS encoding SRPBCC family protein has protein sequence MADFRSSEIINKPVHEVFDYMIKMENVSELMPFVVKVEKQTEGETGKGTKFVETRMVRGKKISADVEIIDFEQDKTYTTRSNANGLIAEYKYDFHEIEEGTQVEMEATVKTSGLVARLTKRFIVNIVKREDGSQLQYLKEMMEK, from the coding sequence ATGGCTGATTTCCGTTCGAGTGAGATTATCAATAAACCTGTACATGAAGTATTTGATTATATGATTAAGATGGAAAATGTCTCTGAACTTATGCCGTTTGTCGTGAAAGTGGAAAAACAGACTGAGGGTGAGACCGGAAAAGGAACAAAGTTTGTTGAAACACGGATGGTCAGAGGGAAAAAGATTAGCGCGGATGTTGAAATCATTGATTTTGAACAGGACAAAACCTATACCACCCGAAGCAATGCCAATGGACTGATAGCCGAATATAAATATGATTTTCATGAAATAGAAGAAGGAACCCAGGTGGAGATGGAAGCAACCGTCAAAACCAGCGGGCTTGTTGCCAGATTGACGAAGCGATTCATCGTGAATATTGTGAAGCGGGAAGACGGAAGCCAGCTTCAGTATTTGAAGGAAATGATGGAGAAATAA
- a CDS encoding ABC transporter ATP-binding protein gives MNSPIVSIQHISKNYGKQKVLNDISLEIYEGEIFGLLGPSGAGKTTLVKQLAGLEEPTQGENYIFSEKMPRLDLIKRIGYMAQSDALYTDLTAKENLDFFAALYGLSGKEKRQRMNEVMELVSLTDHIHKMVSDYSGGMKRRLSLAISLLHSPGLLILDEPTVGIDPVLRKSIWESFKSLKEKGTTILVTTHVMDEAGKCDRLGMIRDGQLIAAGTPEELMHQTGAANIEDAFLAYGGA, from the coding sequence ATGAATAGTCCAATCGTTTCCATTCAACACATATCCAAGAATTACGGAAAGCAAAAGGTTCTAAATGACATCAGCCTTGAGATTTATGAAGGTGAGATTTTCGGGCTGCTCGGTCCATCCGGAGCAGGCAAGACGACGCTTGTTAAACAGCTGGCAGGCCTGGAAGAGCCAACACAGGGCGAAAATTATATTTTCAGCGAAAAAATGCCCAGACTGGACCTGATCAAACGAATCGGCTACATGGCACAATCTGATGCTCTGTACACCGACTTAACAGCAAAAGAAAATCTGGATTTCTTTGCAGCGCTGTATGGGTTAAGCGGCAAAGAAAAAAGGCAGCGGATGAATGAAGTGATGGAATTGGTTTCATTAACAGACCACATTCATAAAATGGTTTCCGACTATTCAGGGGGTATGAAGAGAAGACTTTCGCTTGCCATTTCCCTTCTGCATAGTCCCGGTCTCCTCATTCTCGATGAACCTACTGTTGGAATTGATCCTGTCCTCAGAAAAAGCATCTGGGAATCTTTTAAAAGCCTGAAGGAGAAAGGGACCACCATCCTGGTGACCACTCATGTCATGGATGAGGCAGGAAAGTGCGACAGGCTGGGCATGATTAGAGACGGACAGCTCATTGCAGCAGGAACACCCGAAGAATTAATGCACCAAACCGGCGCGGCCAATATAGAAGATGCCTTCCTGGCATATGGAGGTGCTTAA
- the bshB2 gene encoding bacillithiol biosynthesis deacetylase BshB2, which yields MEKERHVLVIFPHPDDEAFGVSGTISLHIDNGTPVTYACLTLGEMGRNMGNPPFATRETLPKIRKEELEEAARVLGIRDLRMLGYRDKTVEFEDEEMLANRLGAIIGETNPSLIITFYPGYAVHPDHDATGAAVIRAVKELPADKRPKVHCVAFSNNCEEEIGQADVVNDVSAVIDRKIAAIKAHASQTQLMAANMEESIKNQDPEVLARMYKERFWTYKI from the coding sequence ATGGAAAAGGAAAGACACGTACTCGTCATCTTCCCTCATCCGGATGATGAAGCATTTGGCGTATCAGGAACGATTTCCTTACATATCGATAATGGCACACCTGTCACCTACGCATGCCTGACGCTTGGAGAAATGGGACGTAATATGGGAAATCCCCCTTTTGCCACCAGAGAAACCCTGCCGAAAATCCGCAAAGAAGAGCTGGAGGAAGCAGCCAGGGTTCTGGGAATCCGGGATTTAAGAATGCTTGGGTACCGGGATAAAACCGTCGAATTTGAAGATGAAGAAATGCTCGCGAACAGGCTCGGAGCCATCATCGGCGAGACGAATCCTTCCCTCATTATCACATTCTACCCGGGATACGCTGTGCACCCGGACCATGACGCGACAGGAGCGGCCGTCATCCGTGCGGTAAAAGAGCTGCCTGCTGACAAGCGTCCGAAGGTTCACTGTGTGGCATTCTCCAATAACTGTGAGGAAGAAATCGGCCAGGCTGATGTGGTCAATGATGTAAGTGCGGTTATCGACCGGAAAATCGCAGCCATTAAGGCGCATGCCTCCCAGACACAGCTGATGGCAGCAAACATGGAAGAAAGCATTAAAAATCAGGATCCGGAAGTACTGGCAAGAATGTATAAAGAGCGCTTTTGGACTTATAAAATATAG